The following nucleotide sequence is from Phocoena sinus isolate mPhoSin1 chromosome 14, mPhoSin1.pri, whole genome shotgun sequence.
tatattaaaaaggCTTTAGGAGTGCTGCCTTTATCCAAATGGTACTCTGTAAATTTTAAGAACTTAATCAAAGTGTTCCTTACCTTCTAACTTGTTGCAGTAAAAATAAGACATGAATCATAGAGAAGATAAATTTAATCTGCTACTGTAGGgcattaaattctattttaagatTGGTTTCTGTGTTATACTGACTAATTTATACTTCTAAACACTTTATAGTTTATACGTATATCATTTATAGTTGATTAAACACATCTAGAAATTTCTACAAAAAGTTGGCTATTAGCTTCTATTATGGGAAAATTAGATAcgatttctaaataattttaaattataaaacttttaaaaaggattgCAACTTGCCTAAGCATGAAGACTGCTAGAGTAATATTCCCATCCTGATGAGTAGTAAAACTCAAAGGCCTCTATGAGCACATACAGTGATGTCCCACACTGGCTCAGTAAAAAGGAGAGCTCCCAAAACAAACTGTGAGGGTCAATAACAGGCCTCTTTTCTCCTTCAGGTCTTGATGTAGAACCAGACTGACAGTAGAATGAGTCCCTAGTGCTGTTAAGATGGTGAGCTAGGCAATTTTAGGTTGGCAGGATAGGAATTTTAGGTTGGCTGAAGGGTAGAATACTAGAAATTACAGGATTCAATGATACAGCTGAATCTTGATATAACTGTatcttaaatttataattttagctgACCAGGCCAGATTGGCTATTATTAGAACCTATGCAACTGAAGTTTAGGAATCTTGTTTTAAATTAGCGCCCTGGGCAATTCTGATCCTCATTCTGGTTTGAACGCCCTGTGTTAAAGGGACAGCAAGgatccaaaaatataaaaagatggaGTTCAAAAGTATTTATCCCAACCTTACAGGTATCCAATGTCAAATACTGGATCAGACTCTGACACTCAAAGTACTTCCTTCTTGGTATTATATTAAAGATATGAGTCAGCAGGTAGAAATACTTGATGTTTTCCAGTTATTTAAGAATAAGAAATGGTATGTTGCTTCATTGGAATTCACTGGTGAGAAGCAAAAAGTATGAATGAGAAAGGTCTCTTTAGATTAGACATAGAAGTAAAAGGTAGCAATCAATAAAAGTTATTAAGAGTAAACtcagcaagagagaagtgataAATCATTCAACAGCTTGATGAATCCATTTGGCTCCTGAGCAGAGATCTCATACCTTTTGTGGTGTAGGTGCCCTTTCCTCCGTcctcagaaaagaataaagaataaggcAAAAGGTGGTTCCTTCCTATTTCAAATGAGTTGAGAGTACAGGGTAAGTCAGCCTATAATCTTAAgttcttttttcctaaatttaaaacttttctgctATTTGACATCGACATTGGGTTGGGCTGAGCCATGCTTGCTGTCAACGTCAAGCGTTGAGATTAGCACCACAAATCCTCCACCAGGACTGAGTCTTGGCATCAGGCTTTGTCCATCATCAACCTTGAATGTGAGAAAAGGCAAGCATGAATACCATTCTTGGGAAGAAACAGCAGCTGTGCAAGGTGAAAGAAATCACAGGAGACAGCAAAGCCTGGGGAAAAGGATGGTAGTAACAGAAGTGAGGTAGAAAGCTAGTCCTTAGCTCCTCCAACTGTCAGCTGAAGAACTTAGGGTCAAACACTCCCTGCACGGCAAGTACATGAGTCCCCTGAAATTGTAAGGTGCCCCAAGAAATGACCTGGCGTTCCCCTCTTGCTTATTTTTTAGCTCAAACTCTGACAACGTTGAAAGTATTTGGAGACTgacacctctctttctctcactttcttttttacctAGAGGTTACAGTAGAGGATGAACAGAGATGGCAGCcaataccaaaaaaaaccaaaacaacaacaacaacaaacaaacaaaaaaaccaaaacagattaTGAGAAAAGTCTGCATTACACATGGGTAGAATTCACCCCATAAGTCAAAGAACTTTTCAAAATTACaagggagggaaggcagaaggGACTAGATATTTGAGGTGTTAAGTGGCaggctgttaaagtcccccactattattgcgttactgtcgatttcctcttttatagctgttagcagctgccttgtgtattgaggtgctcctatgttgggtacatatatatttataattgtatcttcttcttggatcgatcccttgatcattatgtagtgtccttccttgtctcttgtaacattctttactttaaagtctattttatctgatatgagtattgctactccagctttcttttgatttccatttgcatggaatatctttttccatcccctcactttcagtctctatgtgtccctaggtctgaagtgggtctcttgtagacagcatatatatgggtcttgtttttgtatccattcagcaagcctgtgtcttttggttggagctacaaaaaaataaataaaataaaattcaaaaattaaaaaaagagactaACAGAGCAAGCTTAGTGACTGGCCTTATAAGTCTACCACTTGAGACTCTGTGTTCTTTATTTATAGAGAGGCAGAAAAAAGAGTTCAGAGAAGAGGTCAGTGTCACAACTTAAGATATCTGAAAGAGAAGTCAggcctttctttccattttcttacaCTATTTGTTTCCTTCACTTGAAACTATTGTTAGACCAAATTGCAATAGGGTTCACCAAATGGACTCCATTATGCAATTCAATTGTGCCCCTTGCTGGCTCCTGATTTCCCTATTTGATACAAGAAGCTAGTGAACTTCCATTCTTTTCTCTGCTAAAATGCCTAAAAAATCTATATTTAGGAGATAGAAAAGCATATTTACAATATGCTTAGCCTTGGAGTCTCCATGTCAGAGTTATGGAAGAAACTATTCTGAAAACTGCCCTTCCGTAACCCAACATGTTCACACGTCACAAGTCCTTATCAAAGTTATGGGTTGGGTTTTCACATTTCCAGGTAAAAAGTCTGCTCCCTGGCAGTCCTTAAACTTTACGTGACAAACACTGTACACCCTCAGTCCAGGCTTCTCAGTATCTAACATCCCCGTTAACACCCCagcaaacaacaaaatatatgcaCTTATCACAGTTTGATCCCACTTGAGCATCGACGGCCACTATTTTGATATAACCATGTTCATGTTCCAAAAGCTGATGAGTGTCCAACAGCAGCAAAGGATAGACATGTTGGCACCAATAATACTGAAGTTTGGTTTTTAACTGCATTTTTTGTCAGTTTGGCTGGGAAGATCTGGACAGCTGGAAGTGAGCTTCTGCATcacttcctgtttctttctttgtaacaatTTTCCACCTGTGAagcccaccaccccaccaccaagCGCAGCTGCAATTCCTGCCACTCTGAAGCCTGCAAGGAGGCCAGTCGGGCCCCCACCATTCCTCCGATGAGAGCACCTGCCACAGGCAGAGCTGCCAGCTTGTATTTTGCAGCCTTCCCCAAGTTTTTGGTTCCCTCGTCAACACTCACAGCAGCACTGTTGATATGGTCTTCGATGCTGTTAATCTTCTCCTGCTGAGAATTCACTAGGAGAGAGAAATCAGTGACCAGTTGGCTGAGTTCAATTAAGTTCGCTTCTAAGGTTTCCCATGATTCTGCAGCATTTTGATCTCGAGGAATTTCAGGCAACACATATATCTGAGTCATGTTCTGAGGATTAGCTTCATCTTCAGTAGCGTGAAATGTTCCACCAACAGCCATGGATCTGGTCAGAGAAGGCTGTAATAAGGTTCCTTCATCATTAAATTGTTTCTTACGTTCTTCTACGGATTCTAGATGGAGTTGAAGAAATTCTGCTGTGGCTGCTGATGCTTCTTCTTTAACAGGATCTATCATTCTTTTCAGAAGTCCTAGGTCATCCCCTTGGACTTTCAAACAAAGCTTCTCCATTTCTCGGATACTGGAGTGGAGTTGCTTCAGCAACTGTACGTCTAGGCTGGTGTGTCAATGCAACTGTACGTCCTGCATTGATGTGCTCTTCATGCAACTTGTCCCAGATTCTGCGCCTCTGATACTTCTCAGTATTTAGCTGGTGCTTTCTTAACCTCTCCAGGTCTGTTGGGATTACCATCTTAGTAAATTTCTGAAGAGCTGGTTCAAGACGGCgtaatttcactttttcttcatcttcagaCATCCTAAAAAAAACGCTGTGTCTCTTCTACTTGCAACAACTACCTCCTCCACTCATGTAGAATAACCCGATGTCCTGCTTCCTGCGGGGCGACCCTCCTGCGCGCGCGGGGCTGGCACCCAGCCCACATTGCGGCCAGGGCCTTACGCCCCCGAGGCGGCCTCTCGCGATCCTGTTTAAGCtctttgacccagaaatcccatttcCTGGAATCTACGCTAAAACATAACCAGCACTGCAGCCGCAAAACTATTCAGATATTTGTTGCagtgtaatttataaaattacaATCACCTTAAATGTTCAACAGTGTGAGCAGGTTAAACAAATCTCTGTATACCCAGATGATGACATTATTCTGCCATTAAAAATTGTTACAGAAATTCAGATGCCAGCCATGAAGAAGAAATGGGTACTGCCTGGCCCTCTGGCAATAAACAACTAGAAACTGGACAAAGGGTTTTCTACTGAAGCCACTTTCTAGGCTGGTGTGTCAATGTCTTACGAAGTTAAATGTGCACACGTCCATTGGCCAAGCAATTTCActccttaagaaataaaaacatatgtccagaaagacttttatagaatgttcactgcagctttatttacaatagacaaaaCTGTAGCAACTAGTAGACTAAAAGGTTCTGGAGAGCTAATGCACAATATCGTGATCATAGTCAACAATACTGGATTATAAACGTCAGAGTTGGAATTATTTTCaatacagaggaagaaatgataattatgtgatgtgataaaggtgttagctaacactgctgtagtaatcatattgcaatata
It contains:
- the LOC116739036 gene encoding LOW QUALITY PROTEIN: syntaxin-17-like (The sequence of the model RefSeq protein was modified relative to this genomic sequence to represent the inferred CDS: inserted 1 base in 1 codon), whose amino-acid sequence is MSEDEEKVKLRRLEPALQKFTKMVIPTDLERLRKHQLNTEKYQRRRIWDKLHEEHINAGRTLLKQLHSSIREMEKLCLKVQGDDLGLLKRMIDPVKEEASAATAEFLQLHLESVEERKKQFNDEGTLLQPSLTRSMAVGGTFHATEDEANPQNMTQIYVLPEIPRDQNAAESWETLEANLIELSQLVTDFSLLVNSQQEKINSIEDHINSAAVSVDEGTKNLGKAAKYKLAALPVAGALIGGMXGGPTGLLAGFRVAGIAAALGGGVVGFTGGKLLQRKKQEVMQKLTSSCPDLPSQTDKKCS